One region of Amphiprion ocellaris isolate individual 3 ecotype Okinawa chromosome 9, ASM2253959v1, whole genome shotgun sequence genomic DNA includes:
- the LOC111577053 gene encoding uncharacterized protein LOC111577053 isoform X1, with protein MDSFLFFPLSDLVHTICLCLVQRPSTFIQLATMTTEASAVSEADTEGKQKTSGAEPEPESKQKPEAAASDPEGEQSSKKAQEQASEPGPADVATSPEEEQLKPRTRTSAGKGLSRLFSNFLKRRSQCSEGEGFEAEKAREEKADKEEKADKAEEEKVEEVKSDDKEAKAEEEKTEVTEAKKKEEKVEEKEEKKKVEEKVEKKGSKKKKKEAKKKAEEKDEEKVTKEETKKKEETLKKKEEAKEEEKPTVEKEEKQETKEEEEEKKETAEVKDKGVEAGKKQEEKVDKKVAKKKEKEEKVKKKEEEKAKRKAEEEERIKKREEEKAKKKEEEKAREAEKAKKKEEEKVKKKEEEKAKEEKAKKEEEKAKEEKAKKKEEEKIKELKKKEEQKTKEEPKKKEEEKVKEEVKKKEKEEEKTEEKPKKEEEKGKKKGKNKGKKEEKEVKGSSEEQVKAPIAAPEPELKTEPEAEQAPDQHSDQHSVSSAEIQPAQEEGKGEAVIKKEPEVVEEVRKEDVEEKVEEPAEQQQEEEAAKGEEKATEQAKKEKPVKEKKTEKKTEEAKGSKRQKTMQCKVTLLDDTQFECELDKHAKGQELLTKVCDHVNLVEKDYFGLANWETPTNKTWLEPTKEIRKQVSGAVYEFTFNVKFYPPDPAQLTEDLTRYFLCLQLRKDIMRGVLPCSFVTLSLLGSYTAQSELGEYDPELHGSDYVKDLSLAPGQNKELEEKVMELHRTYRSMSPAQADMLFLENAKKLAMYGVDLHQAKDLDGVDITLGVCSSGLMVYKDKLRINRFPWPKVLKISYKRSSFFIKIRPSEQEQYESTIGFKLPNYKASKKLWKVCVEHHTFFRVSTVEPPSSRRFLVLGSKFRYSGRTQAQTRQASSMIDRPAPRFTRSASKRLSRNLDGAGDETLQFLQQLSSPIRSEEDDWSLVIASDKPQPSLDFSARGESEQAFTQSWEEGQSVRTVTVTWQSSDTGNMASETQTVSQPWQELATDGQQQRRKEDEWSELLHGHPPFPFVPPFDLVKQPAKLSLVKMSSMDRLLQPALTQQDDWFLYFDRMFRLSSTERVEKPTLSPVAQLQEEEQIMYVTEQELITQEVTERMQETVILADKMKEAVVLEGKLREVRNLEERLEVMDEMAVKLRLAIEKELGKEEVEKLMQEEREMEQEQQMQTKRVTQTLVRKSVRKTETKEGEVDELEDQIKEVFLKGLLDEEAEEAVVRQESVEEVTGDENLLDDSMREKLRQIEKEWQDEVEEKFGSPDVVGTTSVVSFQKVECKTVRKVTIVEDGEQQDVQVQSGETSEERLEKQDLWRKTDLVVERTLKEATERLQAPEFEDLWFILFDRPPYKAVFKPPVVPTVQRAQVDEGEYFTSETEIKTLEAKTEIIIEEKQIEEEVSHVPEIQQPQSVTERVDDWFVLLDVIPKETPYVPPVVSKDRAKIDDESFISVAATVEVEVSKEVVVEERKMIEETPRYLQETPAEPVAIRDDDWFVLLDVLPREATYVPPVVVAKQVSPEDRVSLIEVSAVQQREKRVAIVVTEAEIQQKLSEKQVVAPLQSVKEREDDWFVLLDVPIRESAFEPPVTVSEYVELYERESISTAVESTREVVIQETVVQKKDIKPPKQVIPEQQIFQPVVEREDDWFLLLDVVSKETSYVPPVSVPLPTKIYPVISTEVKRIEQKVQTDIDQIRPQVSQPLPDRDDDWFVLFDAVREKAVIVPTVTPVKIILDVKKAFEAEVTTTETRTWKKTIIGMDSRQDEARLSEIRPSQIAPLSERQGGDNWFILFDMIREKPVVMPPVTVVRRVVDVVTPAEPKPKFIMEDVRPSVKLVEVKPQESRKVDDDWFVLLDVAAKLPVAVDEHVRMYPEVQPAKKIAVREQRVQQRVTIVKEVWQQEYEIQQKPHPAVREVEDDWFVLLDVAPKKSVAVAERIQFPAAVRAPAAVATKRITISETRPQFEKRILEERRPVTRTHVSDDWFVLLDVGLKESVVSTQRGTRPVSAPVFSHAALMEAGIPMATLDQPQTSTPIKTSMEERKLEVTVEAVEPSKIEAEVKPAVWRDQRGSSLISAVNGDIQHEMTSSEVVRMRKKRAKKIEGDSIYIRHSLLMLEEFDKPQEDLLRHHASISELKRNFMEAVPETRPSEWDKRLSTHSPFRTLGINGQPLPSADGPPLVQTQTVTITAASNLLSSGISTTEVPIVPTKTFTYESSKVTVDGTDEDKDGTSESQTITSETTSGTTVTTTTTHISKVVKSGSSETRVEKRIVITADSDIDQDKGKHGGASAL; from the exons ATGgactcttttctgtttttccctcTGTCTGACCTGGTCCACACCATCTGCCTGTGTCTTGTGCAACGACCTTCTACATTCATACAAC TGGCTACCATGACAACAGAGGCAAGCGCGGTGAGCGAGGCGGACACTGAGGGCAAGCAGAAGACCAGCGGCGCCGAACCCGAACCGGAGAGCAAGCAGAAGCCGGAGGCGGCGGCGTCCGATCCGGAGGGGGAGCAGTCGAGCAAGAAGGCCCAGGAGCAGGCCTCCGAGCCTGGACCCGCAGACGTCGCTACCTCCCCCGAGGAGGAGCAGCTGAAGCCTCGCACCAGAACCTCCGCCGGAAAGGGCCTGTCCCGGCTCTTCTCCAATTTCCTCAAGCGCCGCTCGCAGTGCTCCGAGGGAGAGGGCTTCGAGGCGGAGAAAGCCAGAGAGGAAAAGGCGGACAAAGAGGAAAAAGCTGACAAAGCAGAGGAAGAGAAGGTGGAAGAGGTGAAAAGTGACGACAAGGAGGCTAAAGCTGAGGAGGAAAAAACCGAGGTCACGGAAgcgaagaagaaagaagaaaaagtagaagaaaaagaggaaaaaaagaaagtggaaGAAAAGGTTGAGAAGAAaggaagtaaaaagaaaaagaaagaagccaAGAAGAAAGCAGAGGAGAAGGATGAGGAGAAAGTGACCAAGGAGGAGAcgaaaaagaaggaggagacgttgaaaaagaaagaggaagcaaaagaggaggagaagccgACTgtagagaaggaggaaaaacaggagacaaaagaagaagaagaagaaaagaaggagacTGCTGAAGTTAAAGACAAGGGGGTGGAGGCTGGAaagaaacaggaggaaaaagTTGACAAGAAGGTggcaaagaagaaagaaaaagaggaaaaggtgaagaagaaggaggaggagaaggcgaaaaggaaagcagaggaagaggagaggataAAAAAGCGAGAAGAAGAGAAAgcaaagaagaaggaggaagaaaaagccAGAGAGGCCGAAAAAgcgaagaagaaagaggaggaaaaggtgaaaaagaaggaggaggagaaggcgaaagaggaaaaggcaaaaaaggaggaggagaaggcgaaagaggaaaaggcaaaaaagaaggaagaggagaaaataaaggagttgaaaaagaaagaagagcagAAAACGAAAGAGGAGcccaaaaagaaagaagaggagaaggtgAAGGAAGaggtgaagaagaaggaaaaggaggaggagaagacggAAGAAAAACcgaagaaggaagaggagaaagggaagaaaaagggtaaaaacaaaggaaagaaggaggagaaggaggtgaaAGGATCGAGTGAGGAGCAGGTGAAAGCGCCGATCGCTGCTCCGGAGCCTGAGCTGAAAACTGAACCTGAAGCTGAACAGGCTCCAGATCAGCACTCAGATCAGCACTCGGTGAGCAGCGCAGAGATACAG CCAGCTcaagaggagggaaaaggagaAGCTGTGATAAAGAAGGAGCCTGAAGTGGTGGAAGAAGTGAGAAAGGAAGACGTGGAGGAGAAAGTGGAAGAACcggcagagcagcagcaggaggaggaagcagcaaaaggagaggaaaaggcaaCAGAGCAGGCGAAGAAAGAGAAGCCCGTGAAAGAGAAGAAGACGGAAAAGAAGACGGAAGAGGCTAAAGGCTCGAAACGTCAGAAAACCATGCAATGCAAAGTCACCTTACTGGACGACACTCAGTTTGAGTGCGAGCTTGAT AAACATGCTAAAGGCCAAGAACTCCTCACAAAGGTGTGCGACCATGTCAACCTGGTGGAGAAGGATTACTTTGGCCTTGCAAACTGGGAAACTCCAACCAACAAG ACGTGGTTGGAACCCACCAAAGAGATCCGGAAACAGGTTTCAGGTGCTGTCTATGAGTTTACATTCAACGTCAAGTTCTACCCTCCAGATCCAGCACAGCTCACTGAAGACCTCACCAG GTACTTTCTCTGTCTCCAGCTGAGGAAGGACATCATGCGAGGTGTTCTCCCCTGTTCCTTCGTCACGCTGTCCCTGCTGGGCTCCTACACGGCCCAGTCAGAGCTAGGGGAATACGACCCAGAGCTCCATGGATCGGACTACGTAAAAGACCTGAGCCTGGCCCCCGGACAAAACAAGGAGCTGGAGGAAAAAGTGATGGAGCTGCACCGCACATACAG GTCAATGAGCCCAGCACAAGCAGATATGTTGTTTCTTGAAAATGCCAAGAAACTTGCCATGTATGGAGTTGACCTGCACCAAGCCAAG GATCTTGATGGTGTTGACATCACGTTGGGGGTTTGCTCCAGCGGTTTGATGGTTTACAAGGACAAGCTGAGGATCAACCGTTTCCCTTGGCCCAAAGTGCTCAAGATCTCGTACAAACGGAGTAGCTTCTTCATCAAAATCAGGCCGTCGGAG CAAGAACAGTATGAAAGCACCATCGGCTTCAAGCTGCCCAACTACAAAGCCTCGAAGAAGCTGTGGAAAGTCTGCGTCGAGCATCACACCTTCTTCAG GGTTTCGACAGTGGAGCCTCCCTCATCGCGTCGCTTCCTCGTCTTGGGCTCCAAGTTCCGGTACAGCGGTCGCACTCAGGCCCAGACCCGCCAGGCGAGCTCCATGATCGACCGCCCGGCTCCTCGCTTCACACGTTCCGCGAGCAAGAGGCTGTCTCGTAACCTGGACGGAG CTGGAGATGAGACTCTCCAGTTTCTGCAACAACTTTCATCCCCGATCAGGTCTGAGGAGGATGATTGGTCGCTAGTGATAGCGTCGGACAAACCGCAGCCTTCTCTTGATTTCTCAG CCAGAGGGGAGTCTGAGCAGGCTTTCACTCAGTCCTGGGAGGAGGGGCAGTCGGTTCGCACAGTCACAGTAACCTGGCAGAGCTCTGACACTGGGAACATGGCCTCTGAAACCCAGACAGTCAGTCAGCCATGGCAGGAGCTGGCAACTGAtgggcagcagcagaggagaaaggAAGATGAGTGGTCTGAGCTTCTGCACGGACATCCTCCGTTTCCATTTGTCCCTCCCTTTGATTTAGTGAAACAGCCAG CTAAACTCAGCTTGGTAAAAATGAGCTCTATGGACCGACTGTTGCAACCTGCACTGACACAGCAAGATGACTGGTTCCTGTACTTTGACCGAATGTTCCGTTTATCTTCCACTGAGCGCGTTGAAAAACCTACAT TGTCTCCTGTAGCCCAGCtccaggaggaggagcagatcATGTATGTGACAGAACAGGAGCTGATCACTCAGGAGGTCACTGAGAGGATGCAGGAAACTGTGATCTTGGCAGACAAGATGAAAGAGGCAGTAGTTTTGGAAGGGAAGCTGAGAGAAGTGAGGAACTTGGAGGAAAGGCTTGAAGTAATGGATGAGATGGCAGTGAAACTTCGGCTAGCAATAGAGAAAGAATTGGGGAAGGAAGAGGTAGAAAAGTTAATGcaagaagagagagaaatggagCAGGAGCAACAAATGCAAACCAAACGTGTAACACAAACTCTGGTGAGGAAATCTGTGAGGAAGACGGAGACAAAAGAGGGTGAGGTGGATGAACTGGAAGATCAAATAAAGGAGGTGTTTTTAAAAGGCCTGTTGGATGAAGAGGCGGAGGAGGCTGTGGTGAGGCAGGAGAGCGTAGAAGAGGTGACGGGAGACGAGAATCTGTTAGATGATAGCATGAGAGAGAAGCTACGCCAGATAGAAAAGGAATGGCAAGATGAGGTGGAGGAGAAGTTCGGCTCTCCAGATGTTGTCGGCACAACTTCAGTAGTGTCGTTCCAGAAGGTGGAGTGTAAAACTGTGAGGAAGGTGACTATTGTAGAAGATGGAGAGCAGCAAGATGTGCAGGTGCAGTCTGGCGAAACTTCAGAGGAGAGGTTAGAAAAGCAGGACTTATGGCGTAAGACAGACTTAGTAGTGGAGAGGACACTGAAAGAGGCTACAGAGAGGCTTCAGGCTCCAGAATTTGAAGATTTGTGGTTCATTCTTTTTGACCGTCCTCCATACAAGGCTGTTTTCAAACCACCAG TAGTTCCCACCGTGCAGCGAGCTCAGGTGGATGAAGGCGAGTACTTCACTTCAGAGACTGAGATTAAAACACTTGAGGCCAAAACTGAAATTATAATAGAGGAGAAGCAAATAGAAGAGGAAGTGTCGCATGTACCAGAGATCCAACAACCACAGAGCGTCACAGAAAGGGTGGATGATTGGTTTGTGCTGCTGGATGTTATACCCAAAGAAACACCTTATGTACCACCAG TTGTATCGAAGGATAGAGCCAAGATAGACGACGAAAGTTTTATCTCTGTGGCTGCAACTGTGGAAGTTGAAGTGAGTAAAGAAGTAGTAGTTGAAGAGAGAAAGATGATAGAAGAGACCCCAAGATATCTACAAGAAACCCCAGCAGAGCCAGTGGCAATCAGAGATGATGACTGGTTTGTGTTACTGGATGTTCTTCCCAGAGAAGCAACATACGTACCACCAG TTGTTGTTGCAAAGCAGGTGTCTCCAGAAGATCGTGTCTCTCTGATTGAAGTATCAGCTGttcagcagagagaaaaacGAGTGGCGATTGTAGTTACAGAAGCTGAAATACAGCAAAAGCTGAGTGAAAAACAAGTTGTAGCTCCGCTGCAaagtgtgaaagagagagaagatgacTGGTTTGTGCTGCTGGATGTTCCTATTAGAGAATCAGCATTTGAGCCTCCAG ttACCGTTTCTGAGTATGTTGAGCTTTATGAAAGAGAAAGCATCTCTACAGCGGTAGAGTCCACGAGGGAGGTTGTTATCCAAGAGACTGTGGTGCAGAAAAAGGACATAAAGCCTCCCAAGCAAGTTATTCCAGAGCAGCAAATATTCCAGCCAGTGGTAGAGAGAGAGGATGAttggtttctgctgctggatgTTGTTTCCAAAGAGACTTCCTATGTGCCTCCAG TTTCTGTGCCGCTACCAACTAAAATCTATCCAGTTATTTCAACTGAAGTAAAAAGAATAGAGCAGAAGGTTCAGACTGACATTGACCAGATAAGACCGCAGGTTTCCCAGCCACTTCCAGACAGAGATGATGActggtttgttctgtttgatgCTGTTCGTGAAAAGGCAGTCATAGTACCAACAG TTACTCCAGTTAAGATTATTCTGGATGTGAAGAAGGCCTTTGAGGCTGAGGTGACAACCACAGAGACTAGAACGTGGAAGAAGACAATAATTGGTATGGACAGCAGGCAGGACGAGGCACGTCTGTCTGAAATTAGACCGAGCCAAATTGCACCACTATCAGAGAGACAAGGAGGAGATAATTGGTTTATCCTGTTCGACATGATCCGCGAAAAGCCTGTTGTCATGCCACCAG TCACTGTGGTTAGACGTGTTGTTGATGTCGTGACGCCTGCTGAACCGAAACCAAAATTTATCATGGAAGATGTGAGGCCGTCTGTGAAGCTGGTGGAAGTGAAACCACAAGAGTCAAGAAAAGTGGATGATGACTGGTTTGTGCTGCTGGATGTTGCAGCTAAACTTCCAG TGGCTGTGGACGAACATGTCCGAATGTATCCTGAAGTGCAACCAGCTAAAAAGATTGCAGTCAGAGAGCAAAGGGTACAACAGAGAGTCACTATAGTGAAGGAGGTATGGCAGCAGGAGTATGAAATACAGCAGAAACCACATCCAGCAGTGAGAGAGGTGGAGGATGACTGGTTTGTTCTTCTGGATGTGGCTCCTAAGAAATCAG TTGCTGTCGCAGAGCGTATCCAGTTCCCAGCAGCGGTCAGAGCTCCGGCTGCTGTGGCCACAAAGAGGATTACTATTTCTGAGACGAGACCGCAGTTTGAGAAACGGATCCTGGAGGAAAGACGGCCTGTCACACGTACACATGTCAGTGATGATTGGTTTGTTCTGCTAGATGTTGGCCTCAAAGAGTCAG TTGTGAGCACACAGCGGGGCACTCGTCCCGTCAGCGCTCCGGTCTTCTCCCATGCTGCCCTGATGGAGGCAGGCATCCCCATGGCAACTCTGGATCAGCCTCAGACCTCCACCCCAATCAAAACCAGCATGGAGGAGAGGAAACTGGAAGTCACCGTAGAAGCTGTGGAGCCTTCAAAGATCGAAGCTGAGGTCAAG CCAGCAGTGTGGAGGGACCAGAGAGGCTCTTCACTGATATCCGCCGTCAATGGGGACATTCAG CACGAGATGACGAGCTCGGAGGTGGTGCGAATGCGAAAG aaaagaGCTAAGAAAATTGAGGGTGACTCAATTTATATCAGACATAGCCTTTTAATGTTGGAG GAGTTCGATAAGCCTCAGGAGGACCTGCTCAGGCATCACGCCAGCATCAGTGAGCTGAAGAGGAACTTCATGGAGGCCGTCCCGGAGACAAGGCCGAGCGAGTGGGATAAGCGTCTGTCCACGCACTCCCCGTTCCGCACTCTGGGCATCAATGGCCAGCCTCTGCCCAGTGCAGACGGG